The following proteins come from a genomic window of Miscanthus floridulus cultivar M001 chromosome 2, ASM1932011v1, whole genome shotgun sequence:
- the LOC136540274 gene encoding uncharacterized protein, translated as MPKTTSSPSPTISAMNPLLPSPSPSFPKSPHPPDPNPSSPNPSPCSYLLHADADDEALIQIPGQSPSLVGASAPFALLPSIDPAPHVSSQFYTFSAASYGLMLRCIRAGRSASSDEVRGATSLSVLASWRAVWKDRNEDTAYLTAWKRIQDKLAASPDGRHLHFKSNAAQRVSHVGMWRDIVSEAHADPDLLRHLAFKDTVDRIKQSWTVGAKFYGIPESFIRVCVAACSVCKAAPAGQPDSAISSPGRGKRRRRFEYTETLDVPARDVPRRLQQLAAKHKVVLCIRQKYIRYKPFMAEVKDYACHRAGVPTSNSGSATSSASNSEGKKARVLKREPYQSKRCGCGFRIRAIVPIANYNEKDKTFVYLEEGTAVFKLYAVHSGHEPGPLDGNARIVHRLVGHKGALEFDPDIYGVSEEGDPTFSTKGDEDVDIDDSHQAVLQQVRELRSEVLLLEGKVAKMHPELLGSLSTELSEVLHRIRKFNLEGNVYQQETLMVGNEEVRGWGSGDVSHQLDQHDQAFCKDDEMLDDDDTDFGSSLGPIVSWDRMAAECEDRKMLMGDSPKCDKWMLKDDVGDFDAKSILNCGDDDGVEDSKVIKPLMHDDTMVTDPSLVGIHVEGFYTGPKWYDSPGLDSSVDGGDSSFRHGRIV; from the coding sequence ctcctcccctccccctccccctcctttcCCAAATCACCCCACCCGCCGGACCCAAACCCTAGCTCCCCGAATCCTAGCCCCTGCAGCTACCTCCTccacgccgacgccgacgacgaggCGCTGATTCAAATCCCCGGCCAGAGCCCTAGCCTGGTGGGCGCCTCCGCCCCCTTCGCGCTGCTGCCGTCCATCGACCCGGCCCCGCACGTCTCGTCGCAGTTCTACACCTTCAGCGCCGCCTCCTACGGGCTCATGCTGCGCTGCATCCGCGCTGGCCGCTCCGCCTCTTCCGACGAGGTCCGCGGCGCCACGTCGCTCTCCGTGCTCGCCTCCTGGCGGGCGGTCTGGAAGGACCGGAACGAGGACACTGCCTACCTCACCGCGTGGAAGCGCATCCAGGACAAGCTCGCCGCGTCGCCCGACGGCCGGCACCTTCACTTCAAGTCCAACGCTGCGCAGCGCGTCTCCCACGTCGGCATGTGGAGGGACATAGTCTCGGAGGCGCACGCCGACCCCGACCTGCTCCGGCACCTCGCGTTCAAGGACACCGTCGACCGCATCAAGCAGTCGTGGACTGTGGGGGCCAAATTCTACGGTATACCAGAATCATTTATCCGTGTATGTGTTGCTGCATGCTCCGTTTGTAAAGCTGCGCCTGCTGGCCAACCTGATTCCGCTATCTCATCGCCTGGACGTGGGAAGCGGCGGCGCAGGTTTGAATATACTGAGACATTGGATGTGCCGGCTCGAGATGTGCCTCGTAGGTTGCAGCAATTGGCTGCCAAGCACAAGGTTGTCCTTTGTATAAGGCAAAAGTATATAAGGTATAAGCCCTTCATGGCTGAGGTGAAAGATTATGCGTGCCACCGTGCTGGAGTGCCGACCTCAAATAGTGGGAGTGCTACATCCTCAGCCAGTAATTCCGAGGGTAAGAAGGCGCGGGTTCTAAAGCGAGAGCCATACCAGTCAAAGAGGTGTGGTTGTGGGTTCCGTATTCGGGCAATTGTGCCAATAGCTAATTataatgaaaaagacaagacTTTTGTGTACTTGGAGGAGGGCACTGCAGTGTTCAAACTTTACGCTGTGCATTCAGGGCATGAGCCAGGGCCACTTGATGGCAATGCACGAATTGTTCACAGGTTGGTTGGTCATAAGGGAGCTCTTGAGTTTGATCCAGACATTTATGGTGTCAGTGAGGAAGGTGATCCTACCTTTTCAACAAAGGGGGATGAAGATGTTGATATTGATGACTCGCACCAGGCGGTCTTGCAGCAAGTACGGGAGCTGAGATCAGAAGTTCTCTTGCTAGAAGGGAAGGTGGCTAAGATGCACCCAGAATTGTTGGGGTCACTGTCCACCGAGTTGTCTGAGGTTTTGCACAGGATTAGGAAGTTTAATTTGGAGGGCAATGTCTACCAACAGGAGACATTGATGGTAGGCAATGAAGAAGTCAGGGGATGGGGGTCAGGGGATGTATCTCACCAATTAGACCAGCATGATCAAGCATTCTGCAAGGATGATGAGATGcttgatgatgatgatactgACTTTGGCTCAAGCCTTGGACCTATTGTCTCGTGGGATAGGATGGCAGCAGAGTGCGAGGATAGGAAGATGCTCATGGGTGATAGCCCAAAGTGTGACAAGTGGATGCTTAAGGATGATGTGGGTGACTTTGATGCGAAGAGTATTCTTAACTGTGGGGATGATGATGGTGTGGAGGATTCCAAGGTCATCAAGCCATTGATGCATGATGACACCATGGTAACTGACCCAAGTTTGGTAGGTATTCATGTAGAGGGATTTTACACTGGACCAAAATGGTATGATTCACCAGGTTTGGATTCCAGTGTTGATGGTGGGGATAGCAGTTTTAGGCATGGTCGAATCGTGTGA